The segment ACCGCGGTCGAGCCGGTCAATGTCCTTGAGGACCAACTCCTGCAACTGGCTGATGCGCTTCTCAGCGGCTTTCAGTTCCTTCTGCCTGGTTTCGATGCTGTTGTGAGCCTGCGAGTCGCTTATGGATTTCTCCACCAGTTCCTTGACCTTGGCCGGATCGGAAAACTGTCCCAGGTAATCGAGGACGGCCTTCTCCAGCTTGTCGGCCACGTGGCCGTTGTAGAAGGAGCATTTCGCCCTGGATTTCTGGGCATTGGCACAGTAGTAGCACCTATAGGTGTATTTGCTAGTACGCGCTATCTTACCAATCATCGGGCCATGGCAGTGGCCGCACCGGGCGATGCCGGATAGGCGATAGGCTGAAGAATGCGTCTTACCCTTGGGGTTTCTCTTCGGAGGGCCAACCGTTCCTGGAGGGTTTGCCATTCCTCCGCCGTCAGGATTGGCGGGAAGAAAGCTTCCGCCTCCACGCCCCCGGTCATAAGGAATTGTAGCATGCGTTGATATTCGCGTCGATCAGTCTTCCGACCGGAAGCTATGTCGATGAATTGCCCGATAGGAAACAGTCCGTTGGTGTGGCAGTAGTCACGGAAGCGTGCCTGTTGCGTCTCAAGCCTGGAGTAATTTTCACCCGCTTGCTTGGTGCTGCTCACCCGGGCATAACAGACGGCTCGGAGGTTCGAATCCTCTCTCCCCGACCATCAATCTTCCCCTTCACCAATCAATACCGCGGCGGTCTTTCTAAGCGGTAAATCAGCCGGCAATTCAATTGCGGAGAAGGGGCTTTCCGGTTCTTCACTCTCGAATATGATCTCAAGCCCAACGTTTGTGCGGCCAAATATGCCGGTTCGGGCATCTCCCTTTAGACTCACCTTGGTTGGGTTAAGAAGATTGGCAATGATCTGCCATGCTCCTCTCATAATCCGCTCCAGACGGGGCATGAGGGTATTCCTGATCCACGAAGCAGTTGATTTAAGGGGATTGCTTGGCTGTGGCGAAGTTTGAGAAATGACTCTGGGTTGTGTTTGGAGCAGAATGGGTTGTACTGCCCCCAGATAGACCTGAAACTCTTCGACCTCAGTCTCCAGAGATTGAAGTGAAATCAGAAAGAAAATGCAGTATCGCGATGCGTCATGACCATTACGGCCTTTTGCCTTTGCTTTGAGTTGGCTCAAGCATTCCTGTGCTCGGTTGACTTGCTCGACGGATGTTCGCCTGAATTCCCTTGCTCGCTCATTCAAAAACGGGTCTCGACGGTCAGTGACGCTGATGAAATTACTTAACTCAAAGGATTGAGATATCTGTTCTTTGAGGACCCCCAGTTGTTCGTTTACTCGTTCGATATCCCTGAGGAGATATTCTTGAGATAACATGATTCCTCCTTGTCCCTCCCCCAAAGGAAGGGTTTGGCTGATTGACTGTTGCAGCCGTTATCGAGAGTGTATTCGTGGTTGCATATTGTTGCCCCTCAATCGCTGGTTCGGACTTCGGCGACGACACGCCCGGGTTGCGCTGCCATACAGTCGTTAATCTGCTGTCTGGTCTCCTCTATTTTTTGGGCCAGATACTTGTCGATATCTTCCCTGACCTGAACTATCGACTGCATTGCTTTTCTGACTGCTTCTGCCTGTATTTCATTCGCTTTCTGTTTTGCTTGCCAGAGAATTCCGGCGGCTTTCTCCCTGGCTCTCTCTTCGGCCTCCGTTTGTGCCTTGATGATAATCTTATCTACCTGTTCTCGGGCATCCTTTAACAACCTGTTGGCTTCCAGCTCTGCCTTCAGCCTCAGTGCGGAAGATGACTCTTCTGTTTGGCAGTCTGCAGTTTCTTTTAGTATCGAAGGTCCTAGCTGTGCCCCTTTGCGGATTTCTGTTTCGTTGCTGGCTGTGCTATTTGGGATTTCTGCCACCTGCTTTTGCTCGGCAATGTTTATGCCCATTCTTTTCTCTATTTCCGGTTTGGCATACTCCTTTTCCATCAGGTCTCTCAGCCGCTGCCCCAGTTCTCCGCTGGTGATTTCCTGAGGCTTTCTTCTGGGATGTGGTGTCTGCCATGCCGCATCTGATACCTGGGTCTTAATTCCTCGATATTGCGTCTGATTAGCTCCTGTCCCAACTGGGGAATAAGCTAGAGAGATGCCAGCAGAACCGTATTCTTGATTCTTATCTCGTTTCCAAATTGACATGGTATCTTCTCTTGGCCTGATAATGATCGGCTCGGCCTTTTCCTGCCAAAAGGGCAAGTATTGCGTTAAACTCCGGGGGAAATCAGGGTAATCCCTCTGTGTAAATGCATGCTAGCACACTCGTATCAAGAGGCAAATAGCACAAAAGTCACCCCTCGACGAAGCTGACTTGGGTGGGTTGCCGGCGCAATGCGGACGATAGGTGAGAAAATAGTCCCATCGCACCAATATGGAGAGAGGTTGCGGTTGTTGCCTCACCATGGCCTGAAGAAAATCCAGTCAAAAAGAAAATGCTCCCAGAATTTCATTATGTCTCTGCCGGACGTGATAACTGTGCTTCCATGTTCGATATATATGATTATTGGGGATTACCCCCACGGACAATTAGTGGCAGTACTGTTTCTCCATTGCATACGGATTGATAAAATGAGGCTGAATACCCTGCAATTGAACAGGATATCCCGTCTACTGCGGAGATGGTTGCTTGCCGGGATCCCTTTGATGGTATGCAGAGATGGGTGCAGAGGGGTGATATTATCGTGATGACAAGAACTGTTTTGGCGAACAAGCCCATGCATGTGGAATCAACCGCGGAGGACAAAATAATACGGGATATAATCAGGTGAGACCATGAAGCTAGTCATAATTGAAGATGACCCGGAGATAATTCACTGTGTTTCCCGCGCTTTGGATCTCCAATGGCCGGAAGCCAGGATTCTTTCTGCCAACCTGGGGCTTGCCGGCATTGATCTGGTCGAAAAGGAGGTCCCCGATATCGTCCTTCTTGATATTGGCCTGCCGGATATCGATGGTTTTGAAGTCTGCCGCCGCATCCGCCTTTTCTCGGAGGTGCCGGTGGTCATGCTGACCGCCAGGGATGATGAATCCGACAAGATCGAGGGCCTGGATGTGGGGGCTGATGATTACATTACCAAACCGTTCAGCCGTGGCGAGCTTATCGCCCGGTTGAAGGCATTGCTGCGGCGCTCAGTAATGATGCCAGGACATGAGCAATCAAAGGACATCCTCGTTGCGGGAAGAGTTCGGATCGATTTTGCTGCTCGCCAGGTATCTGCAGATGGGGATGAAGTCAAGCTAACGCCAACAGAGTACAATCTGCTTTATCTTCTGGCCAAAAACCGGGGGCAGACGATATCCAATCGAGTAATCCTCGAGAGGGTATGGGGGGCAGATTACACCGATGCTAACGACTACCTCAAGGTATACATCCAACGCCTCCGGGTAAAGTTGGGGGATGAGCTTCAAAACCCGCTGTTGATCCTCTCAGACAGGGGCGATGGATATCAACTTTCTAACCTTCGGGAAGAAGACACGCTGTCTCTTCAGACTCGATAATATAGGAAACTCTTGCGATAAGGGGCCACTCAATGTTTTTTGGAGCTGCCAAAGATCAATCCTTAGTTTGCAGCTGGATGCAGTTACGTCCAGGCGTTGAATGGCTTGGAAGGGATATA is part of the Dehalococcoidia bacterium genome and harbors:
- a CDS encoding zinc ribbon domain-containing protein; the protein is MIGKIARTSKYTYRCYYCANAQKSRAKCSFYNGHVADKLEKAVLDYLGQFSDPAKVKELVEKSISDSQAHNSIETRQKELKAAEKRISQLQELVLKDIDRLDRGILTEGEYTAVSQVRREEIAQLKAEVDTLTAIMAEAKAKTDTVERVPVQIQSLFEDFNTLDIRLQKARLQEIVKAISLFSNDDRLEIEFR
- a CDS encoding response regulator transcription factor; this translates as MKLVIIEDDPEIIHCVSRALDLQWPEARILSANLGLAGIDLVEKEVPDIVLLDIGLPDIDGFEVCRRIRLFSEVPVVMLTARDDESDKIEGLDVGADDYITKPFSRGELIARLKALLRRSVMMPGHEQSKDILVAGRVRIDFAARQVSADGDEVKLTPTEYNLLYLLAKNRGQTISNRVILERVWGADYTDANDYLKVYIQRLRVKLGDELQNPLLILSDRGDGYQLSNLREEDTLSLQTR